One genomic window of Caenorhabditis elegans chromosome I includes the following:
- the best-25 gene encoding Bestrophin homolog 25 (Partially confirmed by transcript evidence) yields MHKVHIIYSRIFQMTVTYNRAVSTESIHNFVSIMSYWHGSLVKSIWKEYAIWIVLYHLILFIYRVVMPIFGWADYCKKVIENWTPHQDMTIPLEFLLGFFVTTVIDRWRKAFQNIPYIEICAFAVAAAIPGRIRIINKKQNEVRAPGGQDLRDVPAVEVNHPVQRGPEAPAAALPMPGAPERPAVALPMPGAPEGPAAIQQPSVDVKLTARRTIIRYLVLSQILLFREISTKVKKRFVDLKCLVDSKFLTDEELKILSKEVKCDHYDSYFLPINWAFSILQEHKVKSNPEFINAWNVIRDWQVKLSLLRNGDFIPIPLAYPQAVFLAIRFYFLVCLFTRQHLDMDDKKSIDYYFPLMTSLQFIFIVGWMKVAEILLNPMGEDDDDFELNNIIDKNLYIGLAIVDTECGKHPEIVKDTIGKDCLPFYPQNDDDNERNRALVGSTKNINLSGRSDTPAASPSVFYVNINVKVENPTPVIVDGARPPPSPPALPPALPNPNEPPPPPPPAEALRADQPRHSLIHEVGAQADPAEANGAQALSPVLPNPNERADEHGHSPVIDNEAQPSPPPAEANRAPIPNQQPQVNGNAAPASPRQAKVPDDPH; encoded by the exons TGGATCGCTCGTGAAATCAATTTGGAAAGAATACGCTATTTGGATTGTTCTATATCATTTGATACTTTTCATATACAGAGTTGTGATGCCAATATTTGGTTGGGCCGA ttattgcaaaaaagttattgagAATTGGACGCCTCATCAGGACATGACTATTCCATTGGAGTTCCTGCTCGGTTTCTTCGTTACCACTGTCATCGATCGGTGGAGGAAGGCGTTCCAGAATATTCCGTACATTGAAAT CTGTGCTTTCGCCGTCGCAGCAGCTATTCCGGGACGCATAAgaattatcaacaaaaagCAAAACGAAGTGAGAGCCCCAGGAGGACAAGATCTCCGAGATGTTCCCGCCGTTGAAGTAAATCATCCGGTGCAAAGAGGCCCAGAAGCTCCCGCAGCAGCTCTTCCGATGCCCGGAGCTCCAGAGCGTCCTGCTGTAGCTCTTCCGATGCCCGGAGCTCCAGAGGGTCCTGCAGCAATACAACAACCCTCAGTGGATGTCAAGCTCACAGCCCGACGTACAATCATCAGATACCTCGTTCTCTCGCAAATTTTGCTGTTCCGCGAGATTTCGACCAAAGTGAAGAAAAGATTCGTCGATTTGAAGTGCCTTGTGGATTCca aatttctaacCGATGAGGAGTTGAAAATTCTATCAAAAGAGGTGAAGTGTGATCACTATGACAGCTACTTCTTGCCGATCAACTGGGCTTTTTCGATTCTTCAGGAGCAC aaagtgaAGTCAAACCCTGAATTTATAAATGCATGGAATGTGATCAGAGATTGGCAAGTGAAGCTGTCACTTTTGCGAAACGGGGACTTCATTCCGATTCCACTGGCATACCCGCAAGCCGTGTTTCTAGCTATCCGATTCTACTTCCTGGTCTGTCTGTTCACAAGACAGCACCTCGATATGGATGATAAAAAAtcg ATTGATTACTATTTCCCACTGATGACGTCATTGCAATTCATCTTCATTGTGGGATGGATGAAAGTCGCCGAAATCCTGCTGAATCCGATGGGTGAAGATGACGATGATTTTGAGTTGAACAACATTATCGATAAGAATCTCTAC atTGGACTGGCGATTGTGGATACAGAGTGTGGAAAACATCCGGAAATTGTGAAGGATACAATTGGCAAAGACTGCCTTCCATTCTATCCACAAAACGATGATGATAATGAGAGGAATCGCGCACTTGTCGGCTCGACGAAGAATATCAA TTTGTCTGGACGATCTGACACCCCAGCCGCTTCACCTTCGGTGTTCTATGTCAATATCAATGTCAAGGTCGAGAACCCTACCCCAGTCATTGTCGATGGCGCCCGACCTCCTCCATCTCCACCAGCTCTTCCGCCAGCGCTTCCAAATCCAAATGAAccacctccacctccacctccGGCTGAAGCTCTCCGTGCTGACCAACCTCGTCATTCTCTGATTCATGAAGTGGGCGCCCAAGCTGATCCGGCCGAGGCTAATGGTGCCCAAGCTCTCTCACCCGTGCTTCCAAATCCAAATGAACGTGCTGACGAACATGGTCATTCTCCGGTCATTGACAATGAGGCCCAACCTAGTCCACCTCCGGCCGAGGCCAATCGTGCTCCGATTCCAAATCAACAACCCCAGGTCAATGGTAACGCCGCCCCAGCTTCTCCACGTCAGGCCAAGGTTCCTGACGACCCACATTAA
- the best-10 gene encoding Bestrophin homolog (Confirmed by transcript evidence): MKVAEILLNPMGEDDDDFELNYVIDKNFYIGMTIVDSKDIELTENDEIPDKIGEDCLPFYRKDCEEDAIKNRALVGSTKNTMPNQGVMDKVEENSIQVVDDNWRDYNENHSDTSSILEGSQEDFADDLAA, encoded by the exons ATGAAAGTCGCCGAAATCCTGCTGAATCCGATGGGAGAGGACGACGATGATTTCGAGTTGAACTACGTCATCGATAAGAATTTCTAC ATTGGAATGACAATCGTGGATTCCAAGGATATCGAGCTTACGGAAAATGATGAGATTCCGGATAAAATTGGTGAAGACTGTCTTCCATTTTATCGAAAGGATTGTGAAGAGGATGCGATCAAAAATCGAGCACTTGTGGGGTCTACAAAGAATACTAT GCCGAATCAAGGAGTGATGGATAAAGTTGAGGAAAATTCTATCCAGGTTGTGGACGATAACTGGCGTGATTACAATGAGAATCATTCGGACACTTCGAGTATCTTGGAAGGAAGTCAGGAGGATTTTGCTGACGACTTGGCCGCATAG